A window of Palaemon carinicauda isolate YSFRI2023 chromosome 27, ASM3689809v2, whole genome shotgun sequence contains these coding sequences:
- the LOC137620479 gene encoding tyrosine-protein kinase Src64B-like isoform X6: protein MGQNMCCPKKGPPPPNHHGQFDHIGLPAHGWVQSHHGSHIRMRKESEPVTPSTPSRGGRIVVAMYSFQGRSSGELSFEKGDRMEIINDADADWWLARHMTRGIDGYIPKNYVASASSLECQDWYFGKIARKEAEKLLMTRGNLRGTFLIRMSEQSSHGYSLSIRDWDQNKGEHVKHYRIKVTDTGGFFITSSQAFRTLNDLVDAYKKNNYGLACLLQYPCPRPQPQKWDLSRETKDQWEIDRTMLTMTKKLGQGSFGEVWYGMWNNSTEVAIKTLKQGAMSPSAFLEEARIMKKLRHRNILVLYAVCTKEEPILIITEYMCNGALLDLLRNEGERTLKLNDQIYIATQVAAGMAYLESQQLLHRDLAARNVLVGDSMLCKVADFGLARIVEGEDYCPSTCNKFPVKWTAPEAMLYSRFTIKSDVWSFGVLLMEVITFGANPYPGMTNREVAEHVPNGFRMGKPKNHYCPDLFYELVCKCWDANPNNRPTFQYLRDTFADFDFMGPIYAESSVALN from the exons AACCTGTCACACCTTCGACACCCTCGCGGGGAGGTCGCATAGTGGTGGCAATGTATTCATTCCAGGGACGTAGTTCTGGGGAATTATCTTTTGAGAAAGGGGATAGGATGGAAATTATCAATGATGC TGACGCCGACTGGTGGTTAGCGCGGCATATGACACGTGGCATTGACGGATACATACCCAAAAACTATGTTGCGTCAGCATCATCTTTAGAATGCCAAGA CTGGTATTTTGGTAAAATAGCAAGAAAAGAGGCAGAGAAACTTTTAATGACACGGGGCAACTTGAGAGGGACTTTCCTTATCCGCATGTCCGAACAATCTAGTCACGGATATTCACTTAGCATAAGG GACTGGGACCAAAATAAAGGTGAACACGTCAAACACTACCGAATTAAAGTAACTGATACGGGAGGATTCTTCATCACTTCTTCTCAAGCTTTCCGAACGCTAAACGATTTAGTTGATGCGTATAAAA AGAACAACTATGGCCTAGCCTGTCTACTACAATACCCATGTCCACGTCCACAGCCGCAGAAATGGGATCTCTCCAGGGAAACCAAAGACCAGTGGGAGATTGACCGAACTATGCTTACTATGACCAAAAAATTAGGTCAAGGCTCCTTTGGGGAAGTTTGGTATG GTATGTGGAATAACTCAACAGAAGTAGCCATTAAGACTCTAAAACAAGGTGCTATGAGTCCTTCAGCATTCCTAGAAGAAGCAAGAATTATGAAGAAGCTAAGACATCGAAATATATTAGTTCTCTACGCTGTTTGCACAAAAGAAGAGCCCATATTAATCATTACAGAGTACATGTGCAATGGAGCGCTGCTAGACCTCTTACGGAATGAAGGCGAACGAACCCTTAAGTTAAATGACCAAATATATATTGCCACACAG GTGGCTGCTGGTATGGCGTATTTAGAAAGTCAACAGTTGCTACACCGAGACCTGGCTGCCCGTAACGTCCTTGTTGGCGATTCAATGCTGTGCAAAGTAGCAGATTTTGGATTAGCAAGAATAGTGGAGGGTGAAGATTATTGCCCTAGTACCT GTAACAAATTCCCAGTAAAATGGACTGCTCCAGAGGCTATGTTGTATAGCCGCTTTACTATTAAATCTGACGTGTGGTCGTTTGGCGTTCTGCTCATGGAAGTCATCACATTTGGTGCTAACCCTTATCCAG GGATGACCAACAGAGAAGTTGCTGAACATGTACCTAACGGCTTTCGCATGGGAAAGCCTAAGAACCATTATTGCCCTGACCTGTTTTATGAACTTGTGTGTAAATGCTGGGATGCGAACCCTAATAATCGGCCGACGTTTCAGTATCTCAGAGATACCTTCGCAGATTTTGATTTCATGGGGCCCATTTATGCCGAGTCCAGTGTAGCACTCAATTAA